In Agromyces sp. Leaf222, the genomic window GCAACGCCGAGCCTTCGAATACATCACGAGGGACTGGGATGACGGCGAGAGGCTCCAGTTCGCCCGGCTGCTGCACAAGTACGTCGCCTCCGCGAGCTCCGCTTCGTCCGAGTAGGAGACCACCCAGCTGGGCATTCGACGAGCGGCTCGAGGGACGCATCATCCCCGTCAGACTGACCACGCGTACACTGCCAACCCACGCTGCCCCGCGCGCCCAGCTGCCGTCAACGGTGATCGCGCCGGCGGCAACCCCCTGACCTGCGCCGGCGGATGATCATCGGGCTTGCGGTAGGCGCGATGTGGTTCGCGCGGCAAGGGTTGTCCGCTCTTGGAGCCCGAGAACTCGATCCCCCGCCTGTGGTTCAAGGGGCTCAGGCAGAGACGAACCTTCGCGTGGTCGGAGCTCTGCGAGCGCGACTCGGTCGCCGCCGGAGAGCTTCGCGTCGTACATCGCGTGGTCGGCCGCTCGGATGAGGTGGTCGATGATGACCGGGCTCTCCGGGTACTCGACCGTGACGACCCCGATGCTCGCCGTGATCGCGAGCTCGGGCGGAAGCCCTTCGTAGCGTTCGGCGATGGAAGCACGGACGCGCTCGGCGAGGGCCTCGGCGTCGCCCGGGTGATCGACCGCGGCGACGATGATGAACTCATCGCCGCCGAAGCGCCCGAGGATGTCGCGCTCGCGAATCACCCCACGCAACCTGCTGCCAACCTCCCTGAGCAGGTCGTCGCCGGCGGGATGTCCGAGCAGGTCGTTCACTGCTTTGAACCCGTCGAGATCGGCGAAGATCACCGCGACCACCGGGCAGTCCGAGAGCAGGGTCTGCGTGACATCCTCCTCGAAGAGTCGCCGGGAGGGCAGGCCGGTGACTTCGTCGTGCATGGCGGCGCGTCGCAGTGATTCCTCGAGGCGTACGCGGGCGATCGCCTGGGCGGCCTGGTTCGACAGAGCTTCGGCCAATGGCACCGCTTCTTCGTCGAACTCCCGCGGGTGGTCGAAGTAGCAGACCATCGACCCGATCGATTCGCCCTTGGAACGGATCGGCGAAGCGATGGCCGCCTCGATTCCGGCGGCGCGGTAGGCCGCACTCATTCCAGCTCCCGGGGCGTGCCGGTCGGCGTCCTCGGGAGAGCGCACCACGATCACCTGACCGCTCGCCAGCGTGAACCCACCGGCAGGCACGAAGTCTCGCGGCCAATGCGGGGTCAGTGGATTCACGCCGGCGACCTGCACGACCCCGTCGGGCTCGCGGAGGTGCACGCTCACGAACGAGGCCGCGAACGCGCGCTGTGCGACGTCGACGAGCAGTTCCGCGGCCTCGGGTTCCGCTCGCACCGCGCCGAACCCCACAGCCGAGTTCAGGAGGATCTGCAGACGCCGACGTGCTCGCTCGGTCTTGGCTTCGGCGCCCTGGAAGCCGAGCGAGAAGGCGGTCCGTTCCGAGACGTCGTACACCGCGATCTGCATGCCGACGTCGGCCACGAGGTCATCGATGGCGCCGACGACGACGGGTCGGACGATGCCCGACGTGCCGTGCAGGGTGGCGTCGGTCGGTCTGTGCCCGTCAGTGCTTGCGAGCGGCATCCGCAAGGTCAGGAAGCTCTCGAGCGGGCGCCCGACGAGTTCGACGGATTCGCTCCCAGTCCATTCGAGGATCGCCGTGTTGACCTTCACGATGGAGCCAGAATGATCAACGGTGATCAGCCCGCACGCGGGGAGCAGTGGAAGCGCGCGAAGGCCGTCTTCCGGCGCCGTGGAGGGATGCATGAAGGAATAATCTCTGCGCCGCGCGCGCGTGTCAACACGGGCGAGAGCCGGCCCACGCATCGAGTCCGTGCGGCCGCGAGCAGCGATCACACATATCCATCGCGACTCTGGGAACGTCGCGATGATAGGGGTGATTCCCGCTCGTGTACACCGCCTTCACGCCGCCGCCGGTCGACATAGTGTGGAGGGCATGGAACCGGCAGATTCGAGCGCGCCCGACTCTGCGCCTTCCGCCCCGCTTCTGCTCGACCGCTACCGCCCGCTGGCCCGCATCGGGCGGGGCGGCGCGGCCTTCGTGTTCCGTGGTCGCGACGAGTACCTCGGCCGCGACGTCGCCATCAAGGTGTTCAGCGGCGGCAACGAGTTGCATGTCGAAATGTATCGAGCCGAACTCCGCATGCTGGCCGCCCTCAGCCATCACGGGGTCGTCTCGATCGTCGATGCCGGCGTCGACACGTCCACCCCCGAAGACCCGCGGCCGTTCCTCGTGATGCAGCTCGTCCAGGGAACCACCGTGCGTGACCGCGTGGCGGAGCGGCCCCTCTCCGTGCGCGAGATCGGAGAGATCGGTTACGAGGTGGCCGAGGCCCTCGAGTACGTGCATGCCCAGAACATCATCCATCGTGACATCACGCCCTCCAACATCATGATCGTGAACTATGGAACGCAGCATTCGCGCGAGCGCGCGATGCTCACGGACTTCGGAATCGCCGTCGAGGTGGCCGACGCCGGCTTCCAGTCCGAGGTCGTCACCGGAACCGCCCCGTACCTGAGCCCCGAGCAGGTACGCAACCATCCGCTGACAACGGCGTCCGACATCTACTCGCTCGGCCTGGTGCTGCTCGAGTGCTTCACTCGCACGCGGGCATTCCCAGGCGCGTCCATCCCCTCGGCGATGGCGCGCCTTGCTGGGCCGCCCGACATCCCGCCTGAGCTCGTCCCCGAGCCCTGGCGGTCCCTGCTGCAGCGGATGACGGCAGCCGAGCCGGACCTTCGTCCGTCCGCCGCGGACCTTGGCGCGGAGATCCGGCTGGCCCTACGGGACCTCCGCCCGCGGTCGCGCCCCTGAGCGTTCACTCAGCGTGATGATCCGCCAGCGAACCGGTCTCCGACGCACCAAACGACGTCATCCGGAGGACAGGGAGAAATCCGACGGCACACGAACGGCCCGGAACCATGACGAGGTTCCGGGCCGTTCGTGTCGGTCCCCCCGGGATCGCCGATCGTCTGCCCCTTGTCAGCTCAGCGAAGTCGTTGCCAGCACACGATGCCGGTCCTGCAATGCCTCCGACCTGTGGAAGTCGTCGCGGCGGATGTCGCTCTTGCGGAGGGCGTGGGCGTCGGCGCGCGAGAGTCGGCGGGCCTCGAGCAGGACTGCGGCTCTGGTGACGTGCCACGATGGCGCAGCACGCCGGCCGATCCACACCGCTTCGAACCCTCCGCCGGCGCCGCGTTCGACGTATGCGACGAGCCGCTCGGCATCGCCTTCGGCGTAGCGGGGGTCGCAGAGCCGCCAGGATCCTCGGGCGAGGGGCTCCCAGACCAGCGTTCGTTCGTTCGTCAGCATTTCGACCTCCGAAGCAATGATCGGGCAACGCTGGGAGCGGGCACCGGCCCTTGACAACCGGCCATCGCGCGTGCAAAGGCCGGACGAGGCGGGGGCCGCGCGGTGGTCATCGCGAGGCGTACGGCTCGGGATCCCGAATGGTCGTCGGCGGGCGTGGAGTACGCTTTTGTCGCCGGTCGACCCGACCCGTCCGGCGGACGGAGCGATCGTGGACCCGGCCGAACTCGCCCTGGACCCTGACGAACTCCGCAGGCTCGCCGAGTGCGCGAAGGAGCCCATCCGAACCCCCGGCTCGATCCAGGCTCATGGCACGCTCCTCGGCCTGGATCTCTCCGGAGTCATCGCGGTCGCGAGCGCGAACGCGAGCGGTTGGTTGGGGCATGGCGTGGGTGACATCGGCAACCAGGAACTGGAGTTCGCCGTGCGGACCGGCCGCGCGGTCGACCCCGTCAGGATCACGTGGGAAGGTGTGGCCTCGGATGCGATCGTGCATCGCGCCGATGGGTTGACCATCGTCGAGATCGAGCCGCTGCCGGATGTCGGCGAGTACGCCCGCACCGCCGTCGTGGGCGCGATCATGCGAGCCTCACGCTCGACGTCGGAGTCCGAGTTGCGTGAGACGGTCGCAGCCGACATCCGCGAGATCACCGGGTTCGATCGGGTCATGATCTACCACTTCCACGACGACGGGCACGGCGAGGTCGTCGCCGATGAACGAGCGGCGGACCTGGAGCCGTATCTCGGACTCCACTTCCCGGCCTCTGACATCCCGGTTCAGGCGCGCGCGCTGTACATCTCGAAGATCGGCCGCACCATTGCGAGCACCGAGGCCCCGGGCATCCCGCTCGTCTCGCTCGCCGACGACCCGCGCACGCTCGACCTGTCCGATGCCGAACTGCGGAGCGTCTCGCCATATCACCTGCAGTACATGCGCAATATGGGGCAGGCGTCCACCTTCTCGCTCTCGATCGTCGAGGACGGGCGACTCACCGGCATGATCACGTGTGCGGATCGCCGTGAGCGGCGCCTACCGGTGTTGCTGCGTCGTGCCCTCGAGGTGTTGGCCGGGCAGGTCGCCTTGCAGCTCACCTCGATGCGCGAGATCCGCCGACTCCAGCACCTGGTCGACGTGCGTGCCCGACGGGCCGAGCTGCTGGCACCGCTCTACGCCTCGGACGATATCCACGCAGCCTTGCTCGGAGGCGCAGCCACCGTGCTCGATCTCGTCCCCGCCGGCGGCGTGATGGTCCGGATCGGCGGCACTGCGCGGATGGCGGGTGAGGTTCCGCCGCTCGCGGCGATCCTGCGAGTGCTCGATCGCGTGGGTCTCGCTCCATTCGCCTCCGAGTGCCTCCGCGCCGATCGGCCCGACCTCGCCGATCTGCTCCCCGGCGTCGCCGGTCTCCTCGTCGTGCCGCTTGCCGACACGGGCGACGCCCTCGTGTTCTTCCGTGGCGAGGTCGCGCATGAGATCTCGTGGCTCGGCGACCCGCGTGGCGTGAATCGACCGGATGGTCTTTCCCCCCGCACCTCGTTCGCCTCATGGAAGCGAACGGTGCGTGATCGTAGCGAGCCCTGGGGAACGGTGATCGAGGAAACGGTGGAACTCGCACACGAGCTCGAGATCGCCCTCCAGCGACGTGCCGAGGCGAAGTTGGCGGAACTCGCAATGCGCGACGCCCTGACGGGCCTGCACAACCGTCGATACCTCGTCGAGCGTCTCGCGACACGCGGTCCGGTCGGCGAGGGCGGCAAAGCGATGCTGTTCGTGGACCTCGATGGCTTCAAGAACGTGAACGACACGCACGGACACGATGCCGGCGACGCGGTGATCCTCGAAGTCGCGAGACGTCTCGTCGAGTCCTCGCGGGAGCAGGATGACGTTGTACGACTCGGAGGCGACGAGTTCGTGGTGCTCCTCGACGGCGTCGTCGGCGCGGATGTCGAGGCGATCGCCGAACGCCTCGTGCAGTCCATCGCCCGGCCGATCTCGACGAACCGCGGGTGGATCTCGATCACCGCTTCATGCGGGGTGGTGGTCGCCGATCCCGGTTCGCCGCGGGCCGGACTCCTCGAGGCGGCGGATGCGGCGATGTACCGGGCGAAGCACGCCGGCCGCAACCGGATCTCACGCTGAGGAGCCGCAAGCCGCCCGTGCGGGCCGCGGCGATTACCTCGGCTCGGGCGTGATTCGCATTCCCGCGGCGCCGTTCGCGGAGTCGATCAGTTCCTCGAGCCAGACGCGGTTGATTTCGCCCGGGGCGCCGTCGAACTCGAATCGAAGGATGGACGAAGGGTTGATCCACACCTGCTGGCGACCTTCGTCGTCACCGTCGATGGACAGGGCGAACGCCTCTTTGCGGCGGAGCTTGGCGAGCACGACGAACTCGAGGTGCGCGAGCGTGCGATCGGGGATCGCGAAGGAGGCCGGCGGTGAGCCGTAGTGGAGGTATCCCATCGGTTCCGATCTTACGGGGAATGTGGGGGTAGCCTGAGCCGGTGACTCTTGTGCACCGACTGACCGTTGATGGCCGCGACTACTTCCTGCCCGATCCCGTGACCGAGCTGAAGCAGCAGGTCCTCGAGGCGATCCGAGCCGGGGGCGGGTACGTCAATATCCCCCCGCTGCGGGGAGGCCCCGGCATCGACATCCTCTTCTCCCCTGGAATGCCCGTGACCTGGTCTCAGATCGACGTCGGAGGCGACCTGTCCGAGCGTGACGACAATCGGGCCAGCGGAGATTCGGGCGACGAGATCGTTCTCTGACGACCGAGACGAGATCACCTCTGCCGAACGGCAAGACCGCCACCGAGCCGCGAGGCTGACGCTGGTCGGCTAGACCGCCGCGAGCAACCGTTCGACCTCATCGGCAGGCACCGCCGGCGAGAAGAAGAACCCCTGTCCGCGGTCGCATCCCCATGCCTTCGCTCGGTCGACATCTTGCGCGGTCTCGATTCCCTCGGCGACGACCACGGCCTCCCGTCGCCGAGCCACCGCAACCGCTGCGAGGGCCAACACGTCGGCCTCTGGGTCCGGCCTGCGCATGAGCGAACGGTCGATCTTCACCTCGGTGAATGGCATGCGCTCGAGCGCTTCGAGTGAGGTGAAGCCCGACCCGAAGTCATCGACGGAGACGCCGATACCGCCGGCGATGAGTGCCTGCATGGTCTCGACCTCTTCGCAGGTCTCGCTGAGTGCCGGGGTCTCCGTGATCTCGGCGGTCACGGTCCATTCGGGAAGGTCGAGTGCGCGGACGAACTTCACCATGGTCGAGGCGAACTCCGGGCGCAGCTGTGAAGGGGACACGTTCACGGCGAGACCGATCCGTCGGCCTCGGCGGTGCCAGTCAGCGACGCGTCGGCCGGCCTGTACCAATATGGTTCGCCCGAGATCGCCGATCAGTCCGGTGCGTTCAGCGATCGCGATGAACCGGTCGGGCATCACCAGACCGCGTTCGGGATGCAGCCACCGGGAAAGCGCCTCGAACACGACCGGTCGGCCGGACGCGAGGTCGTACTCGGCCTGGAAATAGGGGACGAGCTCACCTTGCCGCACGGCGCGCTGCAACTCATCGGCCGAGTTCTCGGGTGCAGTGCTCGATGCGCGATCTTCCACCCACACAGAATCCCCAGATCTGGCTTCACTTGCAAGGCCAACCTGTTCTCAGCAGACGGGGTGTAAGGTTCGCGCTCACCGGCACACATCCGCAGCCGGGGTGCGAGAGTGGAAGGTCCGAACCGATAATCTTCTCGGAATGGGAACCCTCACCTACGATTCCAAGCTGGTCGTCTCGTTCGACGATCGTGTGCTCGCCCACCTGCAGGCGGCGATCTGGGCGAAGCTTCGCCGAGGCGAACCGTTCGCATTCACGTGGACGGAGTCGGCGACTTCCAGCGGGTTCGGTCGAACCTCGGTGTGGCTGTCCCCGGCGATCCCGGTCGCGTTCGAGTACTTCGGCGGGCGCGCACCGCGCCTGAACGCGGCATGGGTGCAGGCGATGAACCGTTCGGCGAACTCGGCGAACGGTCTGACCATCGTTCCGGAACCGCCGGAACCCGGGCTCGAGCCCGGAGCCTGACCAGAGCCTGTTACCGTTCCCGCGTCGGCGCAGTTTCAGGCTCGGGCACGAGGACGAGGCCCGTCGGGGAGTTCGCCGTACGGGCCAGCTCGCGGAGCCACAACGGGTTGAGCGGGATCTCGCGGCCGTCGAAGAACTCGAAAACGACCGGGATGTCCGGCCCGAGCCAGATCGAGTTCCTGCCGCTGCCCTGATCGACCGAAACCTCCCATGAGAAGGCAAATGACTCGCCACGGCGGAGCTTGGCGTGAATCACACTCCGAAGATGCGCGAGCGGCCGATCCTCGATCTCAACGGTCCGGATGAATCGATACGTCAGTTTGCCCACTGCACCAGCATGCCACCCAGGACGGGCATTTCCTGCGCCCGCCCGGAATCGGCTCGACCCGTCGTCTCGGTCCGCCTGATTGGAATACTCCGGCGGAACGGGCGCCGGTTCAGTCCCACGAAAGCGAGTGGGCCCAGCCTGCGATGAAGGCACGCTCGTCGACATCGAGACGCACGACGCCAGGCGGAAGTGGCCGGTCCTCGAGGTCGCAGAGGTCGAAGATCCGCCGCACGACGGCCGGGCGCAACGGTGCGTCAGGATTCTCCAGCAGCTCCCACTTCACGGGGTGTTCCAGTCTCGGCCACCAGAGCCCGATCGGGGGAAGTCCGTGTCGCCGCCGCGGTCTGTCGCCGTGCGACGCGACGTTGGCGATCGTGCTCATGGGCGCACCGCCCGATGCGGGACGTGCGCGGTCGAGGGTCTCGGAGGGGTCGAAGGGCTCCGAGGGTCTGAACGGGTCATGGCGTGCTCCTTGCTCGCACCGGGCTCGGCCAGGAACCCGGTGTCACGACGGTAAATCGATGAAACGCGAGGCGGGAGGGGATTGACGTGCAGCGGAAATGGTCTCTCGCGTCCGGGGCCCCCGCATGATGATCGACCTCGCCGGCGGGCGAATGTCAGGGCGTGACCTTGCCACCCGTTACCCCGAGCGTCTCTCCGATGACGTAGCTCGATTCCGCCGAGGCGAGGAACACGAACGCCGGAGCGAGTTCCGCAGGCTGGCCCATCCGCCCGAGCGGCGTGTCTTCGCCGAACTCGTCGAGCTTCTCGGGCGGCTGGCCGTCGGTCACCTGCAGCACGGTCCAGACCGGTCCTGGCGCCACCGCGTTCACGCGGATGCCCTTCGGCGCGAGCTGCTGGGCGATCGCCTTCGTGAACGCGTTGATGGTCGCCTTCGTCGACGCGTAGTCCACGAGGATCGGCGACGGCTCGTAGGCCTGGATGGATGTCGTGTTGATGATCGTCGATCCCGGCCGGAGGTGGGGCACCGCGGCCTTCGTGATCCAGAACATGGCGTACACGTTGGTCTTGAACGTGTCGTCGAACTGCTCGTCGTCGAGCTCGGTGATCTCCTCGACGTAGACCTGCTTACCGCCGTTGTTCACGACGAGGTCGAGCCCGCCGAGCGACTCCGCCGCGCGGGCGACGAGGTCGCGGCAGTACTCGGCCTCGCGCAGGTCGCCCGGGATCGTGAACACCTGCACACCGGCATCCTGGG contains:
- a CDS encoding sensor domain-containing diguanylate cyclase, with the translated sequence MDPAELALDPDELRRLAECAKEPIRTPGSIQAHGTLLGLDLSGVIAVASANASGWLGHGVGDIGNQELEFAVRTGRAVDPVRITWEGVASDAIVHRADGLTIVEIEPLPDVGEYARTAVVGAIMRASRSTSESELRETVAADIREITGFDRVMIYHFHDDGHGEVVADERAADLEPYLGLHFPASDIPVQARALYISKIGRTIASTEAPGIPLVSLADDPRTLDLSDAELRSVSPYHLQYMRNMGQASTFSLSIVEDGRLTGMITCADRRERRLPVLLRRALEVLAGQVALQLTSMREIRRLQHLVDVRARRAELLAPLYASDDIHAALLGGAATVLDLVPAGGVMVRIGGTARMAGEVPPLAAILRVLDRVGLAPFASECLRADRPDLADLLPGVAGLLVVPLADTGDALVFFRGEVAHEISWLGDPRGVNRPDGLSPRTSFASWKRTVRDRSEPWGTVIEETVELAHELEIALQRRAEAKLAELAMRDALTGLHNRRYLVERLATRGPVGEGGKAMLFVDLDGFKNVNDTHGHDAGDAVILEVARRLVESSREQDDVVRLGGDEFVVLLDGVVGADVEAIAERLVQSIARPISTNRGWISITASCGVVVADPGSPRAGLLEAADAAMYRAKHAGRNRISR
- a CDS encoding serine/threonine-protein kinase — encoded protein: MEPADSSAPDSAPSAPLLLDRYRPLARIGRGGAAFVFRGRDEYLGRDVAIKVFSGGNELHVEMYRAELRMLAALSHHGVVSIVDAGVDTSTPEDPRPFLVMQLVQGTTVRDRVAERPLSVREIGEIGYEVAEALEYVHAQNIIHRDITPSNIMIVNYGTQHSRERAMLTDFGIAVEVADAGFQSEVVTGTAPYLSPEQVRNHPLTTASDIYSLGLVLLECFTRTRAFPGASIPSAMARLAGPPDIPPELVPEPWRSLLQRMTAAEPDLRPSAADLGAEIRLALRDLRPRSRP
- a CDS encoding EAL domain-containing protein, which translates into the protein MQRAVRQGELVPYFQAEYDLASGRPVVFEALSRWLHPERGLVMPDRFIAIAERTGLIGDLGRTILVQAGRRVADWHRRGRRIGLAVNVSPSQLRPEFASTMVKFVRALDLPEWTVTAEITETPALSETCEEVETMQALIAGGIGVSVDDFGSGFTSLEALERMPFTEVKIDRSLMRRPDPEADVLALAAVAVARRREAVVVAEGIETAQDVDRAKAWGCDRGQGFFFSPAVPADEVERLLAAV
- a CDS encoding SDR family oxidoreductase; translated protein: MSEPTRDQYTFTDPSKLYADSDPKRQHQPEPGLEAKLDPKPDLGEETYRGTGRLQGRKALVTGADSGIGAATVIAFAREGADVVMAYLPEEESDAQRIASIAQDAGVQVFTIPGDLREAEYCRDLVARAAESLGGLDLVVNNGGKQVYVEEITELDDEQFDDTFKTNVYAMFWITKAAVPHLRPGSTIINTTSIQAYEPSPILVDYASTKATINAFTKAIAQQLAPKGIRVNAVAPGPVWTVLQVTDGQPPEKLDEFGEDTPLGRMGQPAELAPAFVFLASAESSYVIGETLGVTGGKVTP
- a CDS encoding diguanylate cyclase domain-containing protein, whose product is MIAARGRTDSMRGPALARVDTRARRRDYSFMHPSTAPEDGLRALPLLPACGLITVDHSGSIVKVNTAILEWTGSESVELVGRPLESFLTLRMPLASTDGHRPTDATLHGTSGIVRPVVVGAIDDLVADVGMQIAVYDVSERTAFSLGFQGAEAKTERARRRLQILLNSAVGFGAVRAEPEAAELLVDVAQRAFAASFVSVHLREPDGVVQVAGVNPLTPHWPRDFVPAGGFTLASGQVIVVRSPEDADRHAPGAGMSAAYRAAGIEAAIASPIRSKGESIGSMVCYFDHPREFDEEAVPLAEALSNQAAQAIARVRLEESLRRAAMHDEVTGLPSRRLFEEDVTQTLLSDCPVVAVIFADLDGFKAVNDLLGHPAGDDLLREVGSRLRGVIRERDILGRFGGDEFIIVAAVDHPGDAEALAERVRASIAERYEGLPPELAITASIGVVTVEYPESPVIIDHLIRAADHAMYDAKLSGGDRVALAELRPREGSSLPEPLEPQAGDRVLGLQERTTLAARTTSRLPQAR